Part of the Woronichinia naegeliana WA131 genome, CAAGAAACATGGTCGCCTAGCGCAGAGTCTTTTTCGTCTTGGTTTTGACCATCTTCGTCATCTTGTTCTTAATCCTTCTCTACCCAATTTTTCTCTTTTTCTCGACTCCCTACATTTTTTGTCCTGTACTTAGGAACATGACAGAACCATTCCTCATTATTTTTATCGGGATAATCCAAACAATAATGATATAAACCCCAACGACTTTCCTTGCGAAAGAGAGAAGCTTTAGCGGCCATTTCTGCACAATCTCGAATAAAATACAGGCACTGGTATCGTCTAGCTAGAAGCTACAAACGTTGCAATACGGGAGGTTCAAGAAATCAGGCGAATTTGGAGTAAGTCCTCCCAAGTAAACCCTTTTTCAATTATACCGAGAGCTACAGCAGGAACTTTTCTCTTCTCTAGTCGTAAAATGGCTGCGAACAAAGTTATGAACCATCCAGAAAATATCTAGGACTCGCTGTAATCCCACAACAGATTTAGCATAAGTATTTGTACGACGACGAAAGGCAGATAAATAGCGTCGGATAGCACTATTAAATGCCTCAACGTGGTTGGCATGGACGTCCTTTTCTTCTGGTTTTTCTGTTGTCTCAGGATGTTCTGGTTTCGGAGTTTCTACTTTCTTGAGTTTACCCTCAGAATCTCGACGTTTACTACTCTTATTTTTTAGTCTTACCACCATACCCTTCGGTAATACTTTGGTGGGACGACCTCGCTTTCCAGTCCTTAATACTTCGTGACAAATATCAAATAGCAGTTGACTATATCGCTTTTCTCCATCTGTAAATAACTGGAGAGATTCTGCACTCCTTTCAAATAATTCCGCTACCGTCATCATTGCTTCTAGAAATAATTTCTGCTCTTTTCGACCACATTTTAAATGCCAAATAAAGCGGCTTGCCCTGTCCATGAGAACGATTGTCCACCCCTCAGAGGCACTTGCTTCTTTATTTTTTCCAACTTTTGTGTATAGTTCATCCCCTTCTATTACTAATTTAACAAATTCATTCACTAAGGCGTATAAAAATAATGTCTCTTGTAATCCTGATAATTTCTTTTCCCAATTCAATATTGTTGTTTTCGCGTAGCCGAATGCTCGGGCTGCTGCATTTAATCCTATTCCTTCCATTCTGGCTTTTAATACTTTTACAATTTCACTTAATGGGGTTTCTAAGCCAGCGATTACGCTACCATAAGTCTCAGCAAAACAAGAACTACATTCTTGACAAATGAACATTTTACGTTCCCCGTTACCTTTCGTTTGATAATGAGAATGTATTTTTACGTTTTCACTATAGCAATGAGGACAGTTTTTCTTGAATAAGGCATCCTCTTTCTCTTGGCACAAGCCAACATCATTCAGGATTTTCATAGAGCTTTTCTTTAATATTGACATTGTTTTCTGTTTTCTTCTTCTTTGATATAATGACAATAATAATAGTATAATAAAAACGGGCCGATGTCTAGTCTTAAACTATTTTTCTATTTTCTCAAAGCCTTACACCATAACTTTTTCCAACTTTGATCAGACGATACCAGTTCCGCTAGTTGAAAAACGCCCAACTACACCGACAGGAGTTTGTAGATTAACGGCTGTTCCTGCAATGATGTATTTTGATCCTCTGGGATCATCCTTTTCAACCCGAACAATACGGCCATTTAAAATTGCCGTTTCTACATCCATGATGGTTAGATAGTCTTCAGCCATTTCTTCCATTGCATGGGCTGACATATCGTATTGTTGGAATCGAATTTTTTGGCGGATACGTTCAATGTCGTTGTTCGGCAAGAGCTAGGCTTAGTTATAATTGGCTGATAATAGCAAAATTGATCGCATCTTATCAAGATAATCTTATTTTAAAGAGGAGATCCCAGTTCTCACAGCAATTCTCAGTTTTAGACACAGCAAGCCTTTTAGGGATTTAAAGAACATTTCAAAGGGGGTTTTTGGGGCAATCCTAGGCGTACTATTGCGCCTAAAAGCCTGAAGACTCGTAAAATGAACTTGTTAATCCCGTTGAATTTTACCCCGTATTACGCGAACTAAAACCTGAAACTCTTGCTACAGCGCAAATTTAGAATTGCTGCAGTTCTCAATCCCATTATTTAAGGCGATCACGGTTCCCAACCCTGTGTTAAAAAGATGATCGCAGTTCTCTATCCCATGTTTAAAGGTGATCGCAGTTCTCTATCACGTTTTACAGAGGCGATCGCCGTTTCTTATCCTGTTTTAAAGAGCGATCGCTATCTTTTGCTAGAATATGGTTAGATTCTGACCTTACCCAGTAGCTCTTAAATCGTGAACTTTGAAATTATTAGCGAAATTTCGCAAGTTGAGATTATTGCTGTTGGGCGTTCTATTCGGGATCTACCCCGTTTGAATAAAACCTATGGTTCAGGAAGATGGCGCAAATTAAAAGGTATCGCCACTATCCGTCTTGCTAATGGCAGTATTCGTCTAGCGGAATTACATTGGTACGAAGCTCATGGTATCGGCAAGCTGGAAATCAAACGAAAATGTTATCTCGATTAATAGGAGAAACTATGTCTAATCAACTTCCTCGCTTTGTAGTTTGTATTAATAATACTGACTATCCTGCGTCTTTGGAACGCCATAAAATTTATCAAGTAATTCCCGATCGCGGTATCGAAGCAGATGGAGATTTACGCATTATTGATGAGAGTGGAGAAGATTATATCTATCCTGCCAGTTACTTTGTTATGATCGAAGTTCCTCAATTATTGGCAGAATCTTTATTACAGGTGGCATAGTGGCGATCGCTTTTTAACTTGAGGTTTAAGGGGTGATCGCAATCTATTATTCAACACCTTAATCTATGCTAATTCTAAATGTGTAACTGGAATTCTTTCTGTTTTTTCAGGAGTTTTTGTACCAGTGGCTACAGCATGGACAGTATGCAGTATTTCAGCAGAATAATACCGATTGCCACAGCTATTACACACACCAATCGTCACGTCTTCAAGAATGACAAAACCATCTCGATGTTTGAAGGCTTCACGTTTAATCAAACGAGGTTTAACCGTTCCTTCACAGTATTCGCATTGATAGTCGTACATGGATTTAGCCCTCAAATTTGGTGATTTCATAAACTGTAATAATCAAATAACGTCCGCTAGTTGAAAAACGCCCAACTACACCGACAGGAGTTTGTAGATTAACGGCTGTTCCTGCAACGATGTATTTTGATCCTCTGGGATCATCCTTTTCAACCCGAACAATACGGCCATTTAAAATTGCCGTTTCTACGTCCATGATGGTTAGATAGTCTTCAGCCATTTCTTCCATTGCATGGGCTGACATATCGTATTGTTGGAATCGAATTTTTTGGCGGATACGTTCAATGTCGTTGTTCGGCACGAGCTAGGTTTAGTTATAATTAGCTGATAATAGCAAAATTGATCGCATCTTATCCAGATAATCTCATTTTAAAGAGGTGATCGCAGTTCTCAACCCCATTATTTAAGGCGATCGCAGTTCACTCTAACATTTTTAAAGGCGATCACACTGCCAGTAAAGGAAGTTGGGATGTTATTATGTTTAACGGTTGTTCTAAGTTAGGGGAGTTAGACCGATGCCTACCGTAACAGAAAACGATATTAAAGAAATTAAAGATTTGATTGTTGTCCAATCGGCTCAAATTGCGAATATTCAAAGTCAATTCACAGATTTTTAAACTCAGATTACCGATAACATTCCGTTACTGAAATTTCAAATTTAATTTTTTACCTACAAAATCATGAAACTATTTCGACGAAATTTTTCCATAAATATTCCTAAAAGCAAATCATGGGTTCCTAGAAGCAAATCATGGTGGTTATCTATTATTCTTTTTGTTATTTCCATTTTGTTGATCGTAATTCCAGCTCACCTAATCGAACAAAAATACGCTCAAGAGACTTTCATTACTCATTCTGCAACTGGCATTATCAAGAAAAAAATACTACTTACCATATTGTTTACCATTGGCTCGGCTATTTTTTCCTCATGGGTTTATTTCGTTTGGTTTCAAAAAATCATTGCTAAACAAGAAGAATTAGAACAAAAAGCAGCAGAAAAAATCCCATTTAGCAAACGTGAATTTATCGAAAAAATAGAGGATTCAAAATCAAATACCAGTATTATTATAATGGAAACATGGACTGAGCTATTGCTTGATGATCTTGGAGAAAAGTTTGAAAAGGCAATTATGAAGCTTTTTAATCATGAAAACTGTGGATTAAAAATTTTACTCCTTGATCCAGAGAAAGACGACTTGGTTAGAGAAAGACAAAATGCTTTAAATTCAGGGAAAAAACCGTCAGAATATATAAATGTTAAAGAAAAAATTTGTTTAAGTTTAAAAAAGATTGAATCTATTATTGATAAACTTGATGAAAAACATAAAGATAGACTGGAGGGAAAGCTTTATCAAACACCACCTTCTGTTGCGATTTATGCAGAGCAAACTGAGCTACGCGTAACCTTTTTTAAGCTGGGCAAACTGACAACATCAGATGATGTTATAAAGTTTGAGCGAGAATCTGATGGGGGTAGATTTTTCCTTGAACATTTTAATATGGTATGGAATCAGGAAAAAAGCATAAATATGTTAAAGATATTTTATCTCTCAGTAGAATACAATGCTAAACAATTTGACAAAATAAAATACGTTGTTTATGAGGAAACATATTATTTGTATAATTTGGCACTACAGTATAGCTTGCTTAATAATAGAAGTCAAAGCACTTTATTTTTTAACAATGAGGAATACTCTTTTGAGTTTTTACACGACGAACAAATTGCAGAACTTTTTTATAATAAATATTCAGGTTTAGGCAGTGGCATTCTATTAATTCGTTTGTTCAGACCAGATAGCGTCTAGAGCAAATTTACGGTAGCATTCCTAAATCTTAATAAATCAATTTGTTCAATTAACCGCCGAAAATTTTCATAAGTTTCCCCAGAATCAATTAGATACTCAGCTTTTTCTACTCCTTTACGAAGTTGGTTAATTAAATTCATTTCAGATTCGACAACACCATCATTGGCAACTAAAAGCAGAGAAGTGTTTGCAACTAAAAAATCTCTTGCTCCCTGTAAATTTTCTTTTTTACCGCGTAAAACTCGAATAAAAGTATCTCTCTCTTTCTTCAGTTCTTGCTCTTGAATAGTTGTATAATTTGCACGTTCTAATCCAATATCTTCAGGGGAAAATTCTGCGAATTGTGTCGTTTCAGAATCTATTTTTATGACTAGATTGTTAGGAAGGTTTATAGATGTATCTACATAGGTATTAGAAATTTCATCAATGCCATCATAACAGTGAGCAATAACGCCTTTACTGTTAAGATGAAGATAAATTCCAAGCACATAAGGAAGCATTTTTAAATGGCAAACCCCTGTTGAATGATGAACAGGATTGAGAACTTGTGCATTAGGAGAAACAATTTTAAAAATATCTATGCTGGTTTTTAAATCGAGATTTTTCACAACTTCTTGCCAAGCTCTAGTACCTTGTTGATAGCTATAATTAATTTGCTCAACACTTTTATTCCATAATTTTCTTCTAGCGTTTCTGAGTGAATCAGAGTAAGGAAAACCCAAATAATCAAGGGGAATATAAGCAAAACCATATTTACGAAGTAAATTATTTAAAAAATCAGCATTAATTTGAAATTGATCATACCCAAATTCTTTGATTGCCTGATTACTACCATGTAAAGAAGTTACATTTTTTGTTCCAGTCTTACAGATTTTAACTAAAGGTGCTGCAATGATACAAGCTGCGGTCGTTGCGTGCATAGTCTTAATTAAATCACCACCACTTCCAAAAGCATGGTCATGGGGAATCAAATTAAGCTGATGTTCATCCTCTTTAAGAAAATTAGTGACTTTACGACGCAAGTGATCTACTAGAATATTGACCTGCCTAAAACCGATCTTGCCATTGCCTGGCTCTAAACGAAGTAAAAACTCCAGAATTTCTTGCTCATTTTTTGTAGGATCACTACAAGCATCAAAAATATTTATGAGTTCTACTGTGTCAAGGGGGCTAAGACGATTTTCATTTTCGAGGAACTGTGCAAATACAGGCTTTAACGTTCCTAACTTATCTAACACCCTTGCCTTCTCAGCTTCAGACGCATCAGAGTAAATTAGCCTTAGCTCACTTTTACTAATTGTGGATAAAAAAGCAGTCATAGCAACAATAGGTTTTGCAGTTTGAATAAGGCACTAACGCCATTGTAACTTAAGTTCGTTCAAAACCTTTCATATTTGGTTTTAATATTATGACCAATAATGAGATTCGCTATTTTAGAGAACCCCTTCCTGATGTAATCTTGTTGCCAAAGTAGGTGTTTCAGCCCCAAAGCGTGGTGCGATCGCCATCGCGGTGGGGTGCGTTAATGAAATGTAACACGCCTTGTTTTGTTTGAATGAAAGCATTTTCAGAGTAGATTCCAATCAGTGAGATCG contains:
- a CDS encoding DUF4258 domain-containing protein — encoded protein: MEEMAEDYLTIMDVETAILNGRIVRVEKDDPRGSKYIIAGTAVNLQTPVGVVGRFSTSGTGIV
- a CDS encoding YgiT-type zinc finger protein; this translates as MYDYQCEYCEGTVKPRLIKREAFKHRDGFVILEDVTIGVCNSCGNRYYSAEILHTVHAVATGTKTPEKTERIPVTHLELA
- a CDS encoding DUF4258 domain-containing protein; the protein is MEEMAEDYLTIMDVETAILNGRIVRVEKDDPRGSKYIVAGTAVNLQTPVGVVGRFSTSGRYLIITVYEITKFEG